The nucleotide window AAACACCGAATCAGCAACATTGCAGGGGAAAGTTCCCGCTAACGAAGCGTTGGAACCATTTTTGAGATCAGTACACGCACTACCCTGAAGCTCAATGTGGTTCGCATCAACTGCTCGCCATCCGTTGGGGTCATCGCAAGGCAGAGTGGTTCCGTTTGGATCCTCGTTTGATGTAAGCACAACTTGTCCTTCACAAGCCTTGCTTAGGTCTTTGATATTGCCTTGAAGTTCAAAGGTACAAGACAGTTGGTTTTGCACCAGAGTCTGTAGTGCTGTTGCAAGCCCGGCAGGATCGGTCACTGGGTAGTACGGCGCATCCGCATCGCCATTGTTTGTATCAACACCAGCACCGGCATTGGCCATGTCTTGGAAGTGATCGCTGTCGGCAGCCACTGAAACCACGTAGGTGCGGATGCCATCGTCGTAAGCTGCTGCCACGGCGCTCAATGCTTTGCTTTTTCCAGCATTGGCTGCCGCTTGACTAGCACCTTGATTCAATGCTGTGCAGGTATCGGGCTCTCCATCGGTGGCAAGCAAAAATACTATGGGGTCCGAATTCCCAATTGGGTTTGTTTTGAAATAGTTTGCCAAAAACTCGATCGCATCCCCGGTTGGAGTATCGTCGACCATGTTAGCATCCGCATAGAGCGAAACAATATCATTGTAGGCATTAAGTGCTGGAGCTTGAGGCGATTGTGTATTCCAGTCTTCGCTAACAGACCACTCTGGACTGTTAGCAAAATTAATCAATGGGCATGATGTATCTGCATGGGGCAACGTGGAATCACCATTTGCATTTGGATCGGTTCCTGGATCTACTTTTCGCACGTAAGCACGATCATTCATCGCACTGTATAGAGCGATGCCAAAACGCACACTTTGCTGTAAATCGTAGATAAGTCCGTCGGGCCGTGAGCCTTGTTCACCAATAAGAAAATTCCTTAGCGTGTCCCAGCGAGAATTTCCGCCAAAGTTTGAGTCCATGCTTAACGATTGATCAACAATGAGAACGATGTTGGGCGTGATGTTATCCGTATCGATGTGGACTTCTGCGCAAACATCACTTCCGGAATCACCGTTTGAACTGTTTGCTGCAAGACAGCGTCCGTTTGAAGTGCAAGTGCTTGCATCAGCGCATGGGATGTTATTGACCAAACTGCATTCGGCATCACAGACACCACTGCTTGAACAGAAGAAACCGTCCGCACACGCGTTAACGTCCGTTAGACATGGCGTACCGCAACCGCCTTCCGCTGGACTAGCCTTACAAGCTTCTGTGTTCGAACCTATACTCTTCTTACTGGAACAGTTTGGTAAACAAAGACAGCAATACGACAACAACACAAGCGACAAAACACGCATAGTTTTCCCTCGAAAAGTAAAGATAAGAAATCCTTATCTAGTTTTACAGTTTCTGCTCCAAGCGCAAGACAAAGTCACAGTTTACATGAGCTTACCTTTCATGACGAATAATTTCATCAGCACACAGAAACGCTGGGTCTGAACAAAAAACACCAATAAAACCATCAGAAGTTACAGTGATTTTATAGGCGAGAGTCGTAACACCAACTTCCCCGGTTCAGTCACTAGGTCCTGCAATCGGATAAGATCCAGCATCGAGCGCCACGGCTCGCTTGCCTTGCTTCGAACGACCGGGATGTCTCGCAAGTCGACACGGAACATATCACCATCACGACTGACGGGAGGCCGCAGTCCTTTTGCTCCAAAATCAATAAATGATCCCCAAAGCTTTTTGGCAATCGCAAGAGCAAGTTCAGATACAACGCGGTCAATTTCACGATTTTGCTTCTCATTTTTACCAAGAACACGAAATACGACTTCCTTTGCCCCTCTAGGCGCAAAAAAAACGCCACGGGATTCTAGAATAAGTGTTTGCTCTTCGTCTTCGCTAAAGCAGCCAGACAAAATGATTTTACCTTGCTTAATGGAGACTGTAAGCGAGCTCGCTACACCTTGTTTGACCAGCTCCGAGCAAAGTTCGGTCTCTGAAATTTCGAGCCCCTTCATTAGCGCCATCACTTTGGAGCTAATCACAGTTGGCAGGCCACCTAACTTCTTGAAAAAGGACTCCCTTCTTTTTTCGGCACTGTTCAGCCAACTTTGAATAAGACGCTGCATCTCAACCCAAAGAAACTGTGCTGGGTTCTGATTCGTTCTGAAGCGATAGTGCTCTTAGTGTCTCTAAGTCAAAAGGGCTAGTGCAGCGATCTTTCTGTTGCCAAACCAACGATTCACGAACTAGGCGCGCCGGCATGTCTTTCGATTCAAAAATCACTTCGATAACTTCCGCAGCCTTGGCGCTACCATGCGGTGTAATGCCGACTGAAAAACGAATAGGCACCAGATCACCCATGTACCCAGCACGTTCAAGCGTTTCTGCCCCTTGATTAGCAATCACTTTATCGAGAAAAGGCGCAACATTAACACGTCGTTTGATACCCTTGGTATTACGAAGCACTTCGAGCGGGGTTTTACGCTTTTCATCGATCCAAGATTGAAGCGCTTGCTCAGAATCGAGCTCTCTTTCACTCAAAACCGCTCTAGGGACTCCCGCCACATAGAAGGCCTTGTTGATTACTTTATTGATGCCCAAGTCCTGCTTGCCTAAAACGTTCACCGAGAAAACACTAACGCCTTCCGATGCACAGTCCTGAAAACGCTCCAAAAGCTCCTGAGAGTCGATATTGATCTCCGGCTCGAGTTTGATGTCAACGTACTCACCTAAAGAGGCCACCCCAAGTGATAAAGCGGGGCCGAAACTCATTTCAGCTTTTGGATGGAAACCTTGCGAGTAACGCAGTGGCAAGTCGAGTCTGCGCGCCATACGAGGCAAAAGTCGCACTAAGTCAAGATGGGCACTGTAAGCTGCGCGTCCGACTTTAGTGTAGCCCAAACGCAGACGAAGCGCGGGAGAACGAAGTAGAGGGATTTTGCGTACAGTATCGCGGCGCTGCACTGAACCAGGCTTGGCCTCAACGGAGTGAACATCGCGCGCTTTGTCGGCATGTAAATCATCCAAGAAAATCTCGCGTCTACCACGCATCTGCTGCATGTCGCAGGCTATGCCGCAATCGTAACAGACGAGCTTTCGTTTATCGCTACGCGCGTCTTTTAGATTGGTGTGGTGCACAAACATGCCTGCAACTTTTCCGCATGGCGGTGACAGACGATTGGCCACGGCTTTTCGATATTCACGAGCCAAAAAGCCATCTTCCAAACCTACGTCGAGATGGTCCCACGGCAGGCGTGCATCGATGGGTATGGTACCGAGAAAGATATCAGGATTGATTTGATGCTCGTGCA belongs to Myxococcales bacterium and includes:
- a CDS encoding VWA domain-containing protein, translating into MRVLSLVLLSYCCLCLPNCSSKKSIGSNTEACKASPAEGGCGTPCLTDVNACADGFFCSSSGVCDAECSLVNNIPCADASTCTSNGRCLAANSSNGDSGSDVCAEVHIDTDNITPNIVLIVDQSLSMDSNFGGNSRWDTLRNFLIGEQGSRPDGLIYDLQQSVRFGIALYSAMNDRAYVRKVDPGTDPNANGDSTLPHADTSCPLINFANSPEWSVSEDWNTQSPQAPALNAYNDIVSLYADANMVDDTPTGDAIEFLANYFKTNPIGNSDPIVFLLATDGEPDTCTALNQGASQAAANAGKSKALSAVAAAYDDGIRTYVVSVAADSDHFQDMANAGAGVDTNNGDADAPYYPVTDPAGLATALQTLVQNQLSCTFELQGNIKDLSKACEGQVVLTSNEDPNGTTLPCDDPNGWRAVDANHIELQGSACTDLKNGSNASLAGTFPCNVADSVF